DNA from Aliarcobacter skirrowii CCUG 10374:
ACCATGATCTAAAGAGTTTCTAATAATATGCATTAATGGATCTGTTAATCCCTCAATCATAGCTTTATCTATTTCAACATTATCTCCATAATGTTTAAACTCAACTTTTTTACCAAGTTTTTTAGATATATCTCTTACTACTTTTGGGAATTTTGAATAAATAGAGTCCATAGGAACCATTCTAATACTCATGATACTATCTTGCATATCTCTAATATGTCTTTCAAGAAGTTCTAATCTTTCTAATACAGAACCTCTTATTTTCGACTCTTCAATTGTTGAAGAAAATTGAGTAAGCATGGCATTTGTAATAACTAAATCCCCTACATTGTTCATTAAAAGATCAATTTTATCTAAGTTTACTCTAATACTATTATTATTGTTTGATATAGATTTTTTAGACTCTTCTTTATCTACTTTATTTTTATCTCTTGATCTTTTATTTTCAGATGAAACTTCTTGATTTGAGTTATCATCTTTAACTTCATTATTCTCATTTGATTCATTTTCATCTATGCTATTATTTTCACCAATTTCCATTACTGAATCTGGAGTTATTTTAGGCATATCATCAAAAAATCCAGAACCATTAGAAGAGCTACTATAACTATCATCAAAGAAACCAAAACTCTCTGAATTTTCCTCTTCATCTGCAAAAATACCAAAAGCTCTATTTCTAAAATCTTTTTTAGAATTATTACTATTTTCTTGAGGTTTTACACTTTCTACTTTTTGAGATGCTTGAGTAGGGTTAGGGTTCTCTTTTGTAGTTGATTTAGAAGAGCTATCGCTATTTGAATAAGCTCTAATCTCTTCTAAAAGTTCTTTAGTCATCTCTTCAAATTTTTCTCTAGTCATTTGATTTGCAACTTCTAATTCTAAAATCTCTTTCATAACATCTAAACCATCAATTAAAGTTTCAGCCATTTCTGGTTTATACTCTATTTTATGGCTTCTTAATTTATCCATAAGATTTTCAACATCATGAGTGAATTCTGCAAAATAAGCCAACTCTACAGAAGCACCACTACCTTTTAGTGTATGAACATCTCGGAATAGCTGTCCCATTTCATCGTCTGTTAAACTACCATTATTTTCAGCTTCTAGTAAAACATTATCTGCTGACTCAAAAAGCTCAACAGCCTCTTCTAAAAACATCTCTCTATATTTTGAAATATCAAACGACATACTATCCCCCTTCTTTATTTGCTTAGTACAATATTTACAGCTTTTAATAGCTGATCAGGTACAAAAGGTTTAACAATCCATCCTGTAGCACCAGCTACTTTACCTTTTGCCTTCATCTCATCACTTCTTTCAGTAGTTAAAACTAAGATAGGAGTTTTTGAGTATTGAGGAATTTTTCTTAGTTCACTAACTAAATCAATTCCATCCATATTTGGCATATTTATATCTGTTATAATCAAATCGAAAGTAGCACTTTTTGCTTTTGCTAAACCATCTACACCATCAATAGCTTCAACAACATCAGTATATCCACCCTCATTTAAAGCATAGTTTAACATATCTCTTAACATTGTAGAGTCATCTACTATTAAAAGCTTGGCCATATAAACCCCTTAATTATCTTCATTTAAAATTTTACTATCGTACCAAAAAAAATATTAATTTAATATTATTTATCCTCTAGTTTAAGCTCAATTCTATTCTATCTTTTTGTATTTTAAGCACTTTAACATCTATCTCTTGTCCAAGAGTTAATACATCACTAGCTTTCTCAACTCTTTGTTTTGATATTTTTGAGATATGCAACAATCCTTCACCACCTTTTTCAAGAAGAATAAATGCTCCAAAATCAACCAATCTCTCTACTTTCCCATGTACAATTTCATCTACATT
Protein-coding regions in this window:
- a CDS encoding response regulator produces the protein MAKLLIVDDSTMLRDMLNYALNEGGYTDVVEAIDGVDGLAKAKSATFDLIITDINMPNMDGIDLVSELRKIPQYSKTPILVLTTERSDEMKAKGKVAGATGWIVKPFVPDQLLKAVNIVLSK
- a CDS encoding chemotaxis protein CheA, with product MSFDISKYREMFLEEAVELFESADNVLLEAENNGSLTDDEMGQLFRDVHTLKGSGASVELAYFAEFTHDVENLMDKLRSHKIEYKPEMAETLIDGLDVMKEILELEVANQMTREKFEEMTKELLEEIRAYSNSDSSSKSTTKENPNPTQASQKVESVKPQENSNNSKKDFRNRAFGIFADEEENSESFGFFDDSYSSSSNGSGFFDDMPKITPDSVMEIGENNSIDENESNENNEVKDDNSNQEVSSENKRSRDKNKVDKEESKKSISNNNNSIRVNLDKIDLLMNNVGDLVITNAMLTQFSSTIEESKIRGSVLERLELLERHIRDMQDSIMSIRMVPMDSIYSKFPKVVRDISKKLGKKVEFKHYGDNVEIDKAMIEGLTDPLMHIIRNSLDHGIEMPEDRVKAGKSDTGTISISAEQANGQMIITIEDDGKGVDSEKIAQKALEKGQIDEHQYSSMSNNEKALLIFGAGLSTADQITDISGRGVGMDVVKTNIHKLGGVIKLDTEIGRGTTITIMLPLTLAILDGLDIRVGDQKYILPLSSIVESLQPTADMIKKIGDGTQDLLMLREEFIPVVKLHKLFGLKKSFENLEDGMLIVVRSGSTKVALSIDEFLNQHQVVVKPLDKNFRSVQGIGAATVRGDGSIGLILDVLGIIDAQIKIERKMNSSKKAS